CGGCTGGCTCCAAGGGATTGATATTACGGCTGACGATGGTCTGAAGGGCATTAATCATCTGGGCTGCCACCACAATGGCATCGAGACCTTGATGTGGCATACTCGCATGCCCACCTGCACCATGAATGGTGATGGTAAAGCCATCGGAGTTGGCCATAATCGCACCTTCCTTCACCCCAATGGTCCCCACTGGTAGATCAGGCCAGACATGCTGTCCATAGATCACATCGGGTAGATACTGGTCAAAGAGCCCATCATCCATCATAGGCTGAGCGCCACCATGGGGCACTTGCTCCTCCGCAGGCTGAAAGATAAAGAGCACACGACCTGGCAGCTCTGCCTGATACTCCTTGAGGATGGCTGCTGCACCTAGAAGCATGGCAGTATGGGCATCATGACCACAGGCATGCATGACACCTGGGCGCATGGAGATCACCGGTCCCTCATTCTTTTCAAGAATAGGCAGGGCGTCCATGTCAGCGCGTAAAGCAACGGTTTTTCCAGGCTTCCCTCCCTCTAAGATCCCTAATACTCCGGTCTTAGCGAAGCCGGTTTTATATGGGATTTCCAAACGTCCTAACTCTGCTTGGACAAAAGCAGAGGTTTCCACCTCGTCGCCACTTAACTCAGGATATTGGTGGAGATGGCGTCGCATCTGAACCAAATGCTCACCCCAATGCGCAGCGATCTCTTCTAATTGCAGTTTCATCATTCTGCCTCCTTGTGTGAATCGTATGATCGATTTGGGTTACATAATCTAGCGCATCAACATGCCGATCCCTGGTCCAATTGGAATCCCTAGTAGTACCCAAGCTACCATGAGCACGGTCCAGCTGATTAAGAAGAAGATGGAGTAAGGTAACATCGTAGACATGAGGGTACCAAAGCCGGCATTTTTACTATATTGGCGCATGGCAATGAGAATAATCGGTAGGTAGGGATTGAGGGGTGTAATGACATTGGTAGAGGAATCCCCAATCCGATATGCCAGTTGAATAAAGGCGGGGTCATAGTTGAGAATCATGAACATGGGCACGAAGACTGGCGCCATCAAGGCCCATTGTGCTGAGCCACTAAAGATAAAGAGGTTCAAGAAGGCGGTTAGGATAATAAACCCAATAATCGTCGACATCCCTGTGAGATTTAAGGCAGTGAGGAGATCGGCTCCCTTCACGGCCAACCAAATATCCAGATTACTATACTTAAAGTAGGCGATGAATTGGGCAGCAGCAAAGATCAGAACAATGAAGCCTGCCATATCCTTCATCGCTTCGCCCATTAAGTGAGGAATATCGCGACTACCCTTAATCCTTCCCACGGTTACCCCATAGGTGATAGCCATAATCACCACCGCAAAGAGGATGAGGGGTACGATACCCTGAAAGAACGGAGATTTATGAAATGGCTCACCTGGTGCACTATTGAGCCAACCATTGGCTGGGATGGTGATCAATGCGATAACTGCTGCATAGAATAAGAACGCGATACCTGAACGGCGTAAGCCGCGGATCTCCTGGGGGCTAATCTCTTCTAGCGCCTGCTGGATCTCCCCTTCATATACGCCCAGCTTGGGCTCTACCAAACGTTCCGTCACCCAGGTCCCCACCAGTGATAGCACCAAAACAGAAAACGCCATGAAGTAGTAGTTATCCACAATGGATACCTCTAAGCCAGGAGTAATGGTCTGTGCAATGGGCGTGGTAATCCCCGCCATTAACGCATCGGTACCTGCAGGGATGAGATTCGCCGTAAAACCAGCACCTACCCCGGCGAAACCTGCTGCTAAGCCTGCCAAGGGGTGACGACCCAGATGATAGAAGACTGTTGCAGCTAGCGGAGGTACGATAACAAATGCCGCATCCGACGCCAGATTGCCCATGACCCCAGCAAAAACCACAGCGAAGGTAACCAGGCGAGCTGGCGCATTGAGGATCACCCGCCGCATAAAGGTCTCAATCAGTCCTACCTTATCGGCAAGACCCATCCCTAGCATCATCACCAAGACCAAGCCCAAGGGCTGAAATCCGGAGAAATTCTTCAGCATGGAAGAGAGGATAAAGGTGAGACCCTCTTTGGAAACCATATTCTGTACAGTTACCTCTTCCCCTGAGCCTGGAT
Above is a genomic segment from Rubeoparvulum massiliense containing:
- a CDS encoding AbgT family transporter produces the protein MRFLDVVERVGNRLPHPFMIFIYLAVIMIALSWLASSLGAQVVHPGSGEEVTVQNMVSKEGLTFILSSMLKNFSGFQPLGLVLVMMLGMGLADKVGLIETFMRRVILNAPARLVTFAVVFAGVMGNLASDAAFVIVPPLAATVFYHLGRHPLAGLAAGFAGVGAGFTANLIPAGTDALMAGITTPIAQTITPGLEVSIVDNYYFMAFSVLVLSLVGTWVTERLVEPKLGVYEGEIQQALEEISPQEIRGLRRSGIAFLFYAAVIALITIPANGWLNSAPGEPFHKSPFFQGIVPLILFAVVIMAITYGVTVGRIKGSRDIPHLMGEAMKDMAGFIVLIFAAAQFIAYFKYSNLDIWLAVKGADLLTALNLTGMSTIIGFIILTAFLNLFIFSGSAQWALMAPVFVPMFMILNYDPAFIQLAYRIGDSSTNVITPLNPYLPIILIAMRQYSKNAGFGTLMSTMLPYSIFFLISWTVLMVAWVLLGIPIGPGIGMLMR
- a CDS encoding M20 metallopeptidase family protein; the protein is MKLQLEEIAAHWGEHLVQMRRHLHQYPELSGDEVETSAFVQAELGRLEIPYKTGFAKTGVLGILEGGKPGKTVALRADMDALPILEKNEGPVISMRPGVMHACGHDAHTAMLLGAAAILKEYQAELPGRVLFIFQPAEEQVPHGGAQPMMDDGLFDQYLPDVIYGQHVWPDLPVGTIGVKEGAIMANSDGFTITIHGAGGHASMPHQGLDAIVVAAQMINALQTIVSRNINPLEPAVLTIGKITGGYRYNVIADEVVLEGTTRSLDPKVRLLLKERLHQVVEQVAEAMGARATVQFQEGYPVTFNSAHWVEQVRKTAHHLLGTGNTPAIQPSMGGEDFSRFLQRIPGAFFWLGCALPDRPVQKPLHDPQFQLDERVLPIGAGLMAQLVLDTLLSK